The proteins below are encoded in one region of Ostrea edulis chromosome 3, xbOstEdul1.1, whole genome shotgun sequence:
- the LOC125675825 gene encoding uncharacterized protein LOC125675825, which yields MRLFLVLLPFLGVVFCSAAPTDIEKRSAMVKRAQEVMMFGNQQNKPRIKKSDPDVPVLPDLEGSVTAHEAKNIAETKTAELPKAIEKELEDVSDDVTSQKDSDEGTSESNEPTTDELLQDFPPETAEALKELENAKEEIPREDESTASDDSSDETSEEKEDESDRAGENSSVQEMGDDEDMIEMLPEEWYSNPALALQLYRAYKKLPNYGYPYYRRRRRSLYKARMFTNEMKRSHRAKRDLPYTDEEYPLSYYPAKFGPSYTIDDLESYAREKEYEDNVLRAILDNVDPEDVEEIVHKGVMGLFIPLEEEEPVISSRKRSPNFYPYSEEPETHFGAFVPEKREYLDSYSRLVQLARELSKSEQSNEDEYQRW from the exons ATGAGGCTGTTTCTGGTGCTGTTGCCGTTTTTGGGCGTGGTATTTTGTAGTGCAGCCCCCACAGACATCGAGAAGAGATCAGCTATGG TAAAACGTGCTCAGGAAGTGATGATGTTCGGAAATCAGCAGAATAAACCAAGGATAAAGAAAAGTGACCCGGATGTTCCTGTTCTTCCGGATCTGGAAGGAAGTGTAACAGCGCATGAAGCCAAAAACATTGCTGAAACGAAAACCGCAGAACTACCAAAAGCCATCGAAAAGGAACTAGAAGACGTCAGTGATGACGTCACTTCACAGAAGGATTCAGATGAAGGAACATCGGAATCAAACGAACCGACAACAGACGAATTGCTTCAAGATTTTCCACCAGAGACTGCAGAGGCTCTGAAAGAACTTGAAAATGCGAAAGAAGAAATTCCGAGGGAAGATGAGAGCACTGCGTCAGACGATTCATCAGACGAGACATCAGAGGAGAAAGAAGATGAATCGGATAGAGCTGGTGAGAATAGTTCTGTTCAGGAAATGGGCGATGACGAGGATATGATAGAAATGCTACCGGAAGAATGGTACA GTAATCCAGCCTTAGCATTACAATTATACAGAGCCTATAAAAAGCTTCCGAACTACGGGTATCCATATTACCGAAGACGCAGACGTTCACTGTATAAAGCccgcatgtttacaaatgaaatGAAGCGATCTCATCGTGCCAAGCGAGATCTGCCATACACAGACGAAGAATATCCTCTATCGTACTACCCAGCAAAGTTCGGTCCATCTTACACGATAGACGATTTGGAATCTTATGCGAGAGAAAAAGAGTACGAAGACAATGTTTTGAGAGCCATCCTGGACAATGTAGATCCTGAAGATGTGGAGGAGATCGTTCATAAAGGAGTTATGGGTCTGTTTATCCCTCTAGAAGAAGAGGAGCCCGTGATTTCCTCCAGAAAGAGAAGTCCCAATTTCTATCCGTACTCCGAGGAGCCGGAGACTCACTTTGGTGCTTTTGTTCCAGAGAAAAGGGAATATCTTGATTCCTACAGTAGACTTGTACAGTTAGCCAGAGAATTGTCCAAATCGGAACAATCAAATGAAGATGAATATCAG AGGTGGTAG